The following proteins are co-located in the Tiliqua scincoides isolate rTilSci1 chromosome 8, rTilSci1.hap2, whole genome shotgun sequence genome:
- the ZNF280D gene encoding zinc finger protein 280D isoform X1: protein MAELFMECEEEELEPWQQKEKAIVVDDDDDDDEPIFVGEILSSKPTNTYILNRVNPNSSRMGMQNGAPKRGAAMGVSSGFPATTRPATSTLAVQPQPRASSVSGTSHVPQRPLSGCSLPQEATKSNAGISPPINRSAPQSLSRNLNIPVLAQTAPRPVATVTAQPVALNRVTPSAPNMVIELRQNSRVSPCQSGSTVNSTGLSKRPSTSEVNSIIPKKAKTNEIVSGSDSPVSPSVKSPSDTSSLQKGVATGKNAFPQACPKCNIHFNLLDPLKNHMKYCCPDMVHTFLGITKTDCSGTSTKIAETEKGKLIMLVNDFYYGKYEGNVQQVRQEQKTHTTFKCASCMKLLKNNLRFMNHMKHHLEFEKQNSESWESHTTCQHCYRQFPTPFQLQCHIESTHTPFESSTVCKICELSFETEQVLLQHMKDNHKPGEMPYVCQVCSYRSSAFSDVEKHFRAVHENTKNLLCPFCLKVIKIGAPYMNHYMRHQKKGVHRCTKCRLQFLTCKEKMDHKSQHHRTFKKPVQLEGLPPGTKVTIRASIGSLHPGTTTTSSLSTSTSTLQLSPNTKMTNTKNNAKLNANKAKPKLKPLSVQKKQSLGTSSSSSSSSQSSSSNKRNNKIANTALNNLRCSEIQKCIECYSDIRTFASHFPAYVRCSLCRYSTSCSKAYVNHMMSFHSARQSKRFWIYKTHSEELRGFTVVCLNCEFVTDVSGLDKMATHLNEKPTHSCQVIIENVSLNCLDAENLSDQMNNELPNNENEEKCQKISRLSSPEDKETSASASQQISDSAEETRKDPPENQANEGPLAAECEEGKTLVLEVSSGSDVQTCSKDSIDAAEEGDTNCLGNKTDEDLLAAEGKENKPSVLENSSGPEVQACSKDPIDFAEEGKRDSLGNQNEEAALTEYKEDESASTVEDPSVSELHTCSKDSVEENADNLKNQECEVPLAAPCEESKSLSVLENASSPGLQLCSKDPIDSVEEGNPGSLGNQGDEISLAAENRSIQESSPGPAVCPNEPIDSAEEANGNSLESEVSLVPESEGVSLSVKSATTAELRVCSKVSAEAATEDHLGDQADKREESTPASPLSNSNIEPQASSERTECGDSDDDDGVEEENSEKPTDFEAKSGQSSDDEVSSQAVEVPDADERLADMNEKSSNLTSEEGVSFEQFLRRRGEPESASSDASEQGSVHLEPLTPSEVLEHEATEILQKGGVAPSAKKAGLGSEQADDAAGSAENSPMQVEASVSQTEESDETS, encoded by the exons ATATATTGAACAGAGTTAATCCCAACTCGTCACGAATGGGAATGCAGAATGGTGCACCAAAAAGAG GTGCAGCCATGGGTGTTTCTTCAGGGTTTCCAGCGACAACCAGACCTGCCACTAGCACTCTAGCTGTTCAACCACAGCCAAGGGCTAGCAGTGTTTCAGGAACTTCACATGTACCACAGAGACCTCTTTCTGGATGTTCATTACCACAGGAGGCAACCAAGTCAAATGCTGGAATATCTCCACCAATTAACAGATCTGCCCCACAGTCTTTATCAAGGAACCTCAACATACCTGTACTGGCTCAGACTGCACCCAGACCAGTGGCTACAGTAACAGCACAGCCAGTAGCATTAAATCGG GTTACACCAAGTGCTCCAAACATGGTCATTGAGTTAAGGCAAAATTCCAGAGTGTCGCCGTGCCAGAGTGGATCAACAGTGAATTCCACAG GTTTGTCCAAACGACCATCTACTTCCGAGGTCAACAGTATTATTCCCAAAAAGGCTAAGACTAATGAAATAGTGTCTGGAAGTGATTCACCTGTTTCACCATCAGTCAAATCTCCAAGTGACACCTCATCACTTCAGAAAG GTGTTGCAACAGGCAAAAATGCTTTTCCACAAGCATGTCCAAAGTGTaatattcatttcaatcttttggATCCATTAAAAAATCATATGAAG TATTGCTGCCCAGATATGGTACATACCTTTCTGGGAATAACCAAAACAGACTGTTCAGGTACATCAACTAAGATTGCTGAAACTGAAAAAGGAAAATTGATCATGCTGGTTAATGACTTTTATTATGGCAAATACGAGGGTAACGTCCAGCAGGTGCGTCAGGAGCAGAAGACGCATACAACTTTTAAGTGTGCCAGTTGCATGAAACTTCTCAAAAATAATTTAAG GTTCATGAACCATATGAAGCATCATTTGGAGTTTGAGAAGCAGAATAGTGAGAGCTGGGAAAGTCACACCACCTGCCAGCACTGTTACCGTCAATTTCCTACACCTTTTCAATTGCAATGCCATATAGAAAGTACTCACACCCCCTTTGAATCATCCA CTGTCTGTAAAATATGTGAATTATCCTTTGAAACAGAGCAAGTTCTTTTGCAGCATATGAAGGACAATCATAAGCCTGGGGAGATGCCATATGTCTGTCAG GTGTGCAGTTACAGATCATCAGCATTTTCAGATGTGGAAAAACACTTTAGAGCAGTTCATGAAAACACAAAAAACTTGCTCTGCCCATTTTGCCTTAAAGTTATTAAAATTGGGGCACCGTATATGAATCACTACATGAGGCATCAG aaaaaaggagtaCATCGCTGTACCAAGTGCAGACTTCAGTTCCTGACATGCAAAGAAAAAATGGATCACAAATCTCAGCATCACCGAACCTTTAAAAAACCAGTTCAGTTGGAGGGGTTGCCTCCAGGAACCAAG GTAACGATCAGAGCTTCTATTGGATCTCTTCACCCTGGAACAACGACCACATCTTCTCTTAGCACAAGCACATCTACTTTACAGTTGTCTCCCAACACTAAAATGACAAACACCAAGAATAATGCTAAATTGAATGCAAATAAAGCAAAGCCCAAATTGAAGCCGTTGAGTGTGCAGAAAAAACAaagcctgggaactagcagcagcagtagcagcagcagccagagcagcagcagcaacaaaaggaACAATAAAATTGCAAATACCGCATTAAATAATCTGAG ATGTTCAGAAATTCAGAAATGCATTGAATGTTACTCGGATATCAGGACTTTTGCAAGCCACTTTCCAGCCTATGTTCGCTGTAGTTTATGCCGATACAGCACTAGCTGCAGTAAAGCGTACGTGAACCATATGATGAG TTTTCATAGTGCTCGTCAAAGTAAAAGATTTTGGATTTATAAGACTCATTCAGAAGAACTAAG GGGTTTCACCGTTGTTTGTCTTAATTGTGAGTTTGTAACTGATGTTTCTGGCTTGGATAAGATGGCCACACACTTGAATGAGAAACCTACCCATTCTTGCCAAGTTATTATTGAAAATG tttCCTTAAACTGTCTAGATGCTGAAAACTTGTCTGA CCAAATGAACAATGAGTTACCAAATaatgaaaatgaagaaaaatgtcaG AAAATTTCAAGACTTTCTTCACCTGAAGATAAAGAGACATCAGCTTCTGCAAG CCAACAAATCAGTGACTCTGCAGAAGAAACAAGGAAGGACCCGCCAGAAAATCAAGCGAATGAAGGTCCTTTAGCTGCTGAGTGCGAAGAAGGTAAAACTTTAGTTTTAGAAGTCTCCTCTGGTTCAGATGTCCAAACCTGCTCAAAAGACTCCATAGATGCTGCAGAGGAAGGAGACACAAACTGCTTAGGAAATAAAACTGATGAAGATTTGTTAGCTGCTGAGGGCAAAGAAAATAAACCTTCAGTTCTAGAAAACTCCTCTGGCCCAGAGGTCCAAGCCTGCTCTAAAGACCCTATAGACTTtgcagaagaaggaaaaagagacaGCCTTGGAAATcaaaatgaggaagctgctttaacTGAGTACAAAGAGGATGAATCTGCATCAACTGTAGAAGATCCCTCCGTTTCAGAACTGCATACCTGTTCAAAAGACTCTGTGGAAGAAAATGCAGATAATCTTAAAAATCAAGAGTGCGAAGTTCCTTTGGCTGCCCCATGTGAAGAAAGTAAGTCCCTTTCAGTTTTAGAAAATGCATCCAGTCCAGGGCTCCAACTCTGCTCAAAAGACCCCATTGACTCTGTAGAAGAAGGAAATCCAGGCAGCCTTGGAAATCAGGGTGATGAAATCTCTTTAGCTGCAGAAAACAGATCCATACAAGAAAGCAGTCCAGGACCTGCAGTCTGCCCCAATGAGCCCATAGACTCTGCAGAAGAAGCAAATGGGAATAGTCTTGAAAGTGAAGTTTCTTTAGTTCCTGAAAGTGAAGGAGTCTCATTGAGCGTCAAAAGTGCCACCACTGCAGAACTCAGAGTCTGTTCAAAAGTCTCTGCAGAAGCAGCAACGGAGGACCACCTTGGAGATCAAGCTGATAAACGTGAAGAAAGTACACCTGCCTCACCACTGAGTAACTCTAATATAGAGCCCCAAGCCTCATCTGAAAGGACTGAATGTGGTGATTCAGATGACGATGATGGTGTAGAAGAGGAAAACTCTGAAAAACCCACAGACTTTGAAGCAAAAAGTGGTCAAAGTTCAGATGATGAGGTCTCCAGTCAGGCTGTGGAAGTGCCTGATGCAGATGAAAGACTTGCAGACATGAATGAAAAAAGCTCCAACCTGACATCAGAGGAAGGTGTCAGTTTTGAACAGTTTTTGAGGAGAAGAGGAGAACCAGAATCTGCAAGTTCTGATGCAAGCGAGCAAGGCAGTGTTCATCTGGAGCCTCTGACTCCATCAGAGGTCCTTGAGCATGAAGCTACCGAGATTCTTCAGAAAGGTGGAGTTGCACCTTCAGCAAAGAAAGCTGGGCTAGGTTCTGAACAAGCAGATGATGCAGCTGGTTCTGCAGAGAACAGTCCTATGCAAGTGGAGGCATCTGTGAGCCAGACAGAGGAGAGCGATGAAACAAGCTGA
- the ZNF280D gene encoding zinc finger protein 280D isoform X2, whose protein sequence is MAELFMECEEEELEPWQQKEKAIVVDDDDDDDEPIFVGEILSSKPTNTCAAMGVSSGFPATTRPATSTLAVQPQPRASSVSGTSHVPQRPLSGCSLPQEATKSNAGISPPINRSAPQSLSRNLNIPVLAQTAPRPVATVTAQPVALNRVTPSAPNMVIELRQNSRVSPCQSGSTVNSTGLSKRPSTSEVNSIIPKKAKTNEIVSGSDSPVSPSVKSPSDTSSLQKGVATGKNAFPQACPKCNIHFNLLDPLKNHMKYCCPDMVHTFLGITKTDCSGTSTKIAETEKGKLIMLVNDFYYGKYEGNVQQVRQEQKTHTTFKCASCMKLLKNNLRFMNHMKHHLEFEKQNSESWESHTTCQHCYRQFPTPFQLQCHIESTHTPFESSTVCKICELSFETEQVLLQHMKDNHKPGEMPYVCQVCSYRSSAFSDVEKHFRAVHENTKNLLCPFCLKVIKIGAPYMNHYMRHQKKGVHRCTKCRLQFLTCKEKMDHKSQHHRTFKKPVQLEGLPPGTKVTIRASIGSLHPGTTTTSSLSTSTSTLQLSPNTKMTNTKNNAKLNANKAKPKLKPLSVQKKQSLGTSSSSSSSSQSSSSNKRNNKIANTALNNLRCSEIQKCIECYSDIRTFASHFPAYVRCSLCRYSTSCSKAYVNHMMSFHSARQSKRFWIYKTHSEELRGFTVVCLNCEFVTDVSGLDKMATHLNEKPTHSCQVIIENVSLNCLDAENLSDQMNNELPNNENEEKCQKISRLSSPEDKETSASASQQISDSAEETRKDPPENQANEGPLAAECEEGKTLVLEVSSGSDVQTCSKDSIDAAEEGDTNCLGNKTDEDLLAAEGKENKPSVLENSSGPEVQACSKDPIDFAEEGKRDSLGNQNEEAALTEYKEDESASTVEDPSVSELHTCSKDSVEENADNLKNQECEVPLAAPCEESKSLSVLENASSPGLQLCSKDPIDSVEEGNPGSLGNQGDEISLAAENRSIQESSPGPAVCPNEPIDSAEEANGNSLESEVSLVPESEGVSLSVKSATTAELRVCSKVSAEAATEDHLGDQADKREESTPASPLSNSNIEPQASSERTECGDSDDDDGVEEENSEKPTDFEAKSGQSSDDEVSSQAVEVPDADERLADMNEKSSNLTSEEGVSFEQFLRRRGEPESASSDASEQGSVHLEPLTPSEVLEHEATEILQKGGVAPSAKKAGLGSEQADDAAGSAENSPMQVEASVSQTEESDETS, encoded by the exons GTGCAGCCATGGGTGTTTCTTCAGGGTTTCCAGCGACAACCAGACCTGCCACTAGCACTCTAGCTGTTCAACCACAGCCAAGGGCTAGCAGTGTTTCAGGAACTTCACATGTACCACAGAGACCTCTTTCTGGATGTTCATTACCACAGGAGGCAACCAAGTCAAATGCTGGAATATCTCCACCAATTAACAGATCTGCCCCACAGTCTTTATCAAGGAACCTCAACATACCTGTACTGGCTCAGACTGCACCCAGACCAGTGGCTACAGTAACAGCACAGCCAGTAGCATTAAATCGG GTTACACCAAGTGCTCCAAACATGGTCATTGAGTTAAGGCAAAATTCCAGAGTGTCGCCGTGCCAGAGTGGATCAACAGTGAATTCCACAG GTTTGTCCAAACGACCATCTACTTCCGAGGTCAACAGTATTATTCCCAAAAAGGCTAAGACTAATGAAATAGTGTCTGGAAGTGATTCACCTGTTTCACCATCAGTCAAATCTCCAAGTGACACCTCATCACTTCAGAAAG GTGTTGCAACAGGCAAAAATGCTTTTCCACAAGCATGTCCAAAGTGTaatattcatttcaatcttttggATCCATTAAAAAATCATATGAAG TATTGCTGCCCAGATATGGTACATACCTTTCTGGGAATAACCAAAACAGACTGTTCAGGTACATCAACTAAGATTGCTGAAACTGAAAAAGGAAAATTGATCATGCTGGTTAATGACTTTTATTATGGCAAATACGAGGGTAACGTCCAGCAGGTGCGTCAGGAGCAGAAGACGCATACAACTTTTAAGTGTGCCAGTTGCATGAAACTTCTCAAAAATAATTTAAG GTTCATGAACCATATGAAGCATCATTTGGAGTTTGAGAAGCAGAATAGTGAGAGCTGGGAAAGTCACACCACCTGCCAGCACTGTTACCGTCAATTTCCTACACCTTTTCAATTGCAATGCCATATAGAAAGTACTCACACCCCCTTTGAATCATCCA CTGTCTGTAAAATATGTGAATTATCCTTTGAAACAGAGCAAGTTCTTTTGCAGCATATGAAGGACAATCATAAGCCTGGGGAGATGCCATATGTCTGTCAG GTGTGCAGTTACAGATCATCAGCATTTTCAGATGTGGAAAAACACTTTAGAGCAGTTCATGAAAACACAAAAAACTTGCTCTGCCCATTTTGCCTTAAAGTTATTAAAATTGGGGCACCGTATATGAATCACTACATGAGGCATCAG aaaaaaggagtaCATCGCTGTACCAAGTGCAGACTTCAGTTCCTGACATGCAAAGAAAAAATGGATCACAAATCTCAGCATCACCGAACCTTTAAAAAACCAGTTCAGTTGGAGGGGTTGCCTCCAGGAACCAAG GTAACGATCAGAGCTTCTATTGGATCTCTTCACCCTGGAACAACGACCACATCTTCTCTTAGCACAAGCACATCTACTTTACAGTTGTCTCCCAACACTAAAATGACAAACACCAAGAATAATGCTAAATTGAATGCAAATAAAGCAAAGCCCAAATTGAAGCCGTTGAGTGTGCAGAAAAAACAaagcctgggaactagcagcagcagtagcagcagcagccagagcagcagcagcaacaaaaggaACAATAAAATTGCAAATACCGCATTAAATAATCTGAG ATGTTCAGAAATTCAGAAATGCATTGAATGTTACTCGGATATCAGGACTTTTGCAAGCCACTTTCCAGCCTATGTTCGCTGTAGTTTATGCCGATACAGCACTAGCTGCAGTAAAGCGTACGTGAACCATATGATGAG TTTTCATAGTGCTCGTCAAAGTAAAAGATTTTGGATTTATAAGACTCATTCAGAAGAACTAAG GGGTTTCACCGTTGTTTGTCTTAATTGTGAGTTTGTAACTGATGTTTCTGGCTTGGATAAGATGGCCACACACTTGAATGAGAAACCTACCCATTCTTGCCAAGTTATTATTGAAAATG tttCCTTAAACTGTCTAGATGCTGAAAACTTGTCTGA CCAAATGAACAATGAGTTACCAAATaatgaaaatgaagaaaaatgtcaG AAAATTTCAAGACTTTCTTCACCTGAAGATAAAGAGACATCAGCTTCTGCAAG CCAACAAATCAGTGACTCTGCAGAAGAAACAAGGAAGGACCCGCCAGAAAATCAAGCGAATGAAGGTCCTTTAGCTGCTGAGTGCGAAGAAGGTAAAACTTTAGTTTTAGAAGTCTCCTCTGGTTCAGATGTCCAAACCTGCTCAAAAGACTCCATAGATGCTGCAGAGGAAGGAGACACAAACTGCTTAGGAAATAAAACTGATGAAGATTTGTTAGCTGCTGAGGGCAAAGAAAATAAACCTTCAGTTCTAGAAAACTCCTCTGGCCCAGAGGTCCAAGCCTGCTCTAAAGACCCTATAGACTTtgcagaagaaggaaaaagagacaGCCTTGGAAATcaaaatgaggaagctgctttaacTGAGTACAAAGAGGATGAATCTGCATCAACTGTAGAAGATCCCTCCGTTTCAGAACTGCATACCTGTTCAAAAGACTCTGTGGAAGAAAATGCAGATAATCTTAAAAATCAAGAGTGCGAAGTTCCTTTGGCTGCCCCATGTGAAGAAAGTAAGTCCCTTTCAGTTTTAGAAAATGCATCCAGTCCAGGGCTCCAACTCTGCTCAAAAGACCCCATTGACTCTGTAGAAGAAGGAAATCCAGGCAGCCTTGGAAATCAGGGTGATGAAATCTCTTTAGCTGCAGAAAACAGATCCATACAAGAAAGCAGTCCAGGACCTGCAGTCTGCCCCAATGAGCCCATAGACTCTGCAGAAGAAGCAAATGGGAATAGTCTTGAAAGTGAAGTTTCTTTAGTTCCTGAAAGTGAAGGAGTCTCATTGAGCGTCAAAAGTGCCACCACTGCAGAACTCAGAGTCTGTTCAAAAGTCTCTGCAGAAGCAGCAACGGAGGACCACCTTGGAGATCAAGCTGATAAACGTGAAGAAAGTACACCTGCCTCACCACTGAGTAACTCTAATATAGAGCCCCAAGCCTCATCTGAAAGGACTGAATGTGGTGATTCAGATGACGATGATGGTGTAGAAGAGGAAAACTCTGAAAAACCCACAGACTTTGAAGCAAAAAGTGGTCAAAGTTCAGATGATGAGGTCTCCAGTCAGGCTGTGGAAGTGCCTGATGCAGATGAAAGACTTGCAGACATGAATGAAAAAAGCTCCAACCTGACATCAGAGGAAGGTGTCAGTTTTGAACAGTTTTTGAGGAGAAGAGGAGAACCAGAATCTGCAAGTTCTGATGCAAGCGAGCAAGGCAGTGTTCATCTGGAGCCTCTGACTCCATCAGAGGTCCTTGAGCATGAAGCTACCGAGATTCTTCAGAAAGGTGGAGTTGCACCTTCAGCAAAGAAAGCTGGGCTAGGTTCTGAACAAGCAGATGATGCAGCTGGTTCTGCAGAGAACAGTCCTATGCAAGTGGAGGCATCTGTGAGCCAGACAGAGGAGAGCGATGAAACAAGCTGA